In a genomic window of Streptomyces sp. NBC_01231:
- a CDS encoding HAD-IA family hydrolase, with protein sequence MAAVLFDFSGTLFRIESGESWLRAVLTQAELALPEPELLRAAQDLESVGALPGGAFAIRPVPDELAPLWENRDKSAELHRAAYTGLARQVPLPDPALHDALYDRHMTPAAWAPYPDAAEVLRTLRERGIGVGVVSNIGWDLRPVFREHGLDPYIDTYVLSYEHGIQKPDPRLFATACAALDADPRDVLMVGDDRRADGGATALGCGVHFVDHLPVTQRPDGLRPVLGLVG encoded by the coding sequence ATGGCTGCCGTGTTGTTCGACTTCTCAGGGACCCTCTTCCGTATCGAGTCCGGTGAATCGTGGCTGCGAGCTGTCCTGACGCAGGCCGAACTCGCCCTTCCCGAGCCCGAGTTGCTGCGGGCCGCGCAGGATCTGGAGAGCGTCGGCGCGCTGCCCGGCGGGGCCTTCGCGATACGTCCGGTCCCCGACGAGCTCGCCCCCCTCTGGGAGAACCGCGACAAGAGCGCCGAACTGCACCGGGCCGCGTACACCGGCCTCGCCCGCCAAGTACCGCTGCCCGACCCCGCGTTGCACGACGCGCTGTACGACCGGCACATGACTCCGGCCGCCTGGGCCCCGTACCCCGACGCCGCCGAGGTGCTGCGCACGCTGCGCGAGCGTGGGATCGGGGTGGGCGTGGTCAGCAACATCGGCTGGGATCTGCGCCCGGTGTTCCGCGAGCACGGACTCGATCCGTACATCGACACCTATGTGCTGTCGTACGAGCACGGCATCCAGAAGCCTGACCCACGGCTGTTCGCGACGGCCTGCGCGGCACTCGACGCCGATCCTCGTGACGTCCTGATGGTCGGCGACGACCGGCGCGCGGACGGCGGCGCGACAGCTCTGGGCTGCGGGGTCCACTTCGTGGACCATCTGCCGGTGACGCAGCGACCGGACGGGCTGCGGCCGGTGCTCGGCCTGGTCGGCTGA
- a CDS encoding phosphatase PAP2 family protein gives MHTPPVDSPPRPPAHRTAARAAGVLALCSTLLLVLVAVEWPPLITLDEDIARTTHRWAVDERGVTHTFRILTDWIWDPWAMRLLCAVVVVWLVWRHADWWTAGWLTATCALGTLVQQVLKTAVGRARPVWPDPVDTAHFAAFPSGHAMTATVVCGLLLWLLHRHGAGGALWNTVLTLSVLSVVGVGLTRIWLGVHWSTDVLGGWLLGALTVALAVLAHLRWRPDTPPAGNPAS, from the coding sequence ATGCACACTCCGCCCGTCGACTCCCCGCCCCGCCCGCCGGCGCACCGCACCGCCGCCCGCGCCGCCGGCGTCCTCGCGCTGTGCTCCACGCTGCTCCTCGTGCTGGTCGCGGTGGAATGGCCTCCCCTGATCACCCTCGACGAGGACATCGCCCGCACCACCCACCGCTGGGCGGTGGACGAACGCGGTGTCACCCACACGTTCCGGATCCTGACGGACTGGATCTGGGACCCGTGGGCGATGCGCCTCCTGTGCGCGGTCGTCGTGGTGTGGCTGGTGTGGCGGCACGCGGACTGGTGGACGGCCGGGTGGCTCACCGCCACCTGCGCGCTGGGCACGCTGGTGCAGCAGGTACTCAAGACCGCGGTCGGGCGGGCCCGGCCGGTCTGGCCCGACCCCGTCGACACGGCCCACTTCGCGGCCTTCCCCTCGGGCCACGCCATGACCGCCACGGTCGTCTGCGGTCTGCTCCTGTGGCTGCTGCACCGCCACGGCGCGGGCGGCGCCCTGTGGAACACGGTCCTGACCCTCTCCGTGCTCTCCGTCGTCGGCGTCGGCCTCACCCGGATCTGGCTCGGCGTCCACTGGTCCACGGACGTGCTCGGCGGCTGGCTTCTGGGCGCGCTGACGGTGGCCCTGGCGGTACTGGCCCACCTGCGCTGGCGGCCGGACACCCCGCCGGCGGGAAATCCGGCCTCGTAG
- a CDS encoding M56 family metallopeptidase: MMLPAALLLLGALTAVVAPRLLARADWADHEPVLALWVWQCVVAAVLVCCALSMTLSAATAWQAVRGHVFAPAPNTVVAAYTLGTAGPWAATTAVALACGGMWSAAMLVREVVRARARRRLRQGELLVRAPLLPGEEPGSRLVVLEGERPDAWWLAGARPRLVVTTAALRRLKGRQLDALAAHEEGHAQARHDWLLHCSAALADGFPQVPVFAAFRDAMHRLVELAADDMASRRFGRLTTALALVELNEDRGVFGPVPAPHAHLPRRVHRLLAPPVRFTAARRLRLTAAAALVPVVPVLVAFVPGLRALG; this comes from the coding sequence ATGATGCTCCCCGCGGCACTGTTGCTGCTCGGCGCCCTGACCGCCGTCGTCGCTCCGCGGCTGCTGGCCCGGGCCGACTGGGCGGACCACGAGCCCGTCCTCGCCCTGTGGGTGTGGCAGTGCGTGGTGGCGGCCGTCCTGGTGTGCTGCGCGTTGTCGATGACGCTCAGCGCGGCGACGGCCTGGCAGGCGGTCCGCGGCCATGTGTTCGCGCCCGCGCCGAACACCGTCGTTGCTGCCTACACCCTCGGCACGGCCGGCCCGTGGGCCGCGACCACCGCCGTGGCACTGGCCTGTGGCGGGATGTGGAGTGCGGCGATGCTGGTGCGTGAGGTGGTCCGCGCGCGGGCCCGACGCAGGCTGCGGCAGGGCGAACTCCTCGTCCGGGCCCCGCTGTTGCCCGGTGAGGAGCCCGGCAGCCGGCTCGTGGTGCTGGAGGGCGAGCGGCCCGACGCCTGGTGGCTGGCGGGTGCGAGGCCGCGGCTCGTCGTCACCACGGCCGCCTTGCGCCGTCTGAAGGGGCGGCAACTGGACGCCCTCGCCGCACACGAGGAGGGACACGCCCAGGCCCGGCACGACTGGCTGCTGCACTGCTCGGCCGCCCTGGCCGACGGGTTTCCGCAGGTTCCGGTGTTCGCCGCGTTCCGGGACGCGATGCATCGACTGGTCGAACTCGCCGCGGACGACATGGCGTCCCGCCGCTTCGGCCGACTGACCACGGCGCTCGCCCTGGTCGAGCTCAACGAGGACCGGGGCGTGTTCGGCCCCGTCCCGGCCCCGCACGCCCATCTGCCCCGGCGGGTGCATCGCCTGCTCGCTCCCCCGGTCCGGTTCACCGCGGCCCGCCGGCTCAGGCTGACCGCGGCCGCCGCGCTGGTTCCGGTCGTCCCGGTGCTGGTGGCGTTCGTGCCGGGGCTACGCGCACTGGGGTGA
- a CDS encoding DUF5134 domain-containing protein, with protein MHGPASPGWLLVVLCAAAGAYCLRRMRSGVEEQRRAAGGEALMGFGMAAMAVPAAAFTPPSWAWPAYAFVFGAAALHALWAARAGAHHLHHLVGALAMVYMAAVMAASPERHGGHGGAGVPLVTGALLLYFAGYVLLSGVRLVPAGGGGETVGWADRPELARACRLSMGIAMVTMLLTL; from the coding sequence GTGCACGGACCGGCTTCGCCCGGCTGGCTGCTGGTGGTGCTGTGCGCGGCGGCCGGGGCGTACTGCCTGCGGCGGATGCGCAGTGGCGTCGAGGAGCAGCGCCGGGCCGCGGGCGGCGAGGCACTGATGGGTTTCGGCATGGCCGCGATGGCCGTACCGGCGGCGGCGTTCACCCCGCCGTCCTGGGCCTGGCCCGCCTATGCCTTCGTGTTCGGCGCGGCCGCGCTGCACGCCTTGTGGGCGGCGCGGGCCGGCGCACATCACCTGCACCACCTCGTGGGGGCCTTGGCCATGGTCTACATGGCCGCGGTCATGGCCGCCTCCCCGGAACGGCACGGCGGCCACGGCGGCGCGGGGGTGCCGCTGGTGACCGGGGCTCTGCTGCTCTACTTCGCGGGGTACGTCCTGCTGTCCGGCGTACGGCTGGTCCCGGCCGGCGGCGGAGGCGAGACCGTGGGGTGGGCGGACCGGCCGGAGCTGGCGCGGGCGTGCCGGCTGTCGATGGGGATCGCGATGGTGACGATGCTGCTGACGCTCTGA
- a CDS encoding FUSC family protein, producing MSRATPTPDTPPARRLPLAGVLRLGRPSDIWFKPALSVVVAVAPPNLTLLALGRLDLAMYAMAGSLCALYAHNRPYAARARALAWVVLGMLGGLAVALVTASLTGSAVVLVTVGAVLAAVQKTLCDATRVGPPGNVVLTFISSAALFAPQTLGQVPGHLALAAGTGGWAWLVGMAPGLLRPHGPERRATAHALDAAAAHAATSGGVGGHAKARAAAAAAVQAAWQSLLSAGGRTTTRRALERLLVRAEVALSAPADTDPRRLRAWARDLRGTGPVPSVAERPAETAELLGVDAELAAPARPWWTRLGPLTPLALRTALGCALAGYASLALGVGRPYWALVTAASLYQANLTLTWTRGVQRVVGNLVGVLLFAAVAPLAHLGPTALVLCCLAFNFGAEALMSRNYWLGSVCVTPMALLITEFAGFQQPGQLIVERAVDTLVGALVGLAAAVAVTNRRAGDRVGHALTGVERAREHAARLLAEPDPAPGALEAARRGLSAALLELRGTVEAASGEWWQRALPHERVVHAEQSGHRTLAATVRRQGLHLDRHTDTTEGVRP from the coding sequence ATGAGCCGTGCGACCCCCACCCCCGACACCCCGCCCGCCCGACGCCTCCCGCTGGCCGGTGTGCTGCGCCTCGGCCGGCCTTCCGACATCTGGTTCAAACCCGCCCTGAGCGTGGTCGTCGCGGTCGCCCCGCCCAATCTGACCCTGCTGGCGCTCGGCCGGCTCGACCTGGCGATGTACGCGATGGCCGGGTCCCTGTGCGCGCTGTACGCCCACAACCGCCCCTACGCCGCTCGGGCCCGCGCCCTGGCCTGGGTCGTGCTCGGCATGCTCGGCGGACTCGCGGTCGCGCTGGTCACGGCCTCGCTCACCGGCAGCGCCGTCGTCCTGGTGACCGTCGGCGCCGTCCTGGCCGCCGTACAGAAGACGCTGTGCGACGCCACTCGCGTGGGGCCGCCCGGCAACGTGGTCCTCACCTTCATCAGTTCCGCCGCGCTGTTCGCTCCTCAGACCCTCGGCCAGGTCCCCGGCCACCTGGCGCTGGCCGCGGGGACGGGCGGGTGGGCCTGGCTCGTCGGCATGGCGCCCGGGCTGCTGCGCCCGCACGGTCCCGAGCGCCGCGCCACCGCACACGCCCTGGACGCGGCGGCCGCCCACGCCGCCACCAGTGGCGGCGTGGGCGGACACGCGAAGGCCCGCGCCGCCGCGGCCGCCGCCGTACAGGCCGCCTGGCAGAGCCTGCTGTCCGCCGGTGGCCGCACCACGACCCGGCGCGCCCTCGAACGGCTCCTGGTCCGTGCCGAGGTCGCCCTCTCCGCCCCCGCCGACACGGACCCGCGGCGGCTGCGCGCCTGGGCACGCGACCTGCGCGGCACCGGACCGGTCCCATCAGTGGCCGAACGGCCGGCCGAGACCGCCGAACTACTCGGCGTCGACGCCGAACTCGCCGCCCCGGCCCGCCCGTGGTGGACCCGCCTCGGCCCGCTGACCCCGCTCGCCCTGCGTACCGCCCTCGGCTGCGCCCTCGCCGGCTACGCCTCCCTCGCGCTCGGTGTCGGCCGCCCCTACTGGGCCCTGGTCACGGCCGCCTCGCTCTACCAGGCGAACCTCACCCTCACCTGGACCCGGGGCGTCCAGCGCGTGGTCGGCAACCTCGTCGGCGTCCTCCTCTTCGCCGCGGTGGCTCCACTGGCCCACCTCGGCCCGACGGCGCTGGTCCTGTGCTGCCTCGCCTTCAACTTCGGGGCGGAGGCGCTGATGAGCCGCAACTACTGGCTCGGCAGCGTCTGCGTGACCCCGATGGCGCTGCTCATCACCGAGTTCGCCGGCTTCCAGCAGCCCGGACAGCTGATCGTCGAGAGGGCCGTGGACACCCTCGTCGGAGCCCTGGTCGGCCTCGCCGCGGCCGTCGCCGTCACCAACCGCCGCGCGGGCGACCGCGTCGGGCACGCGCTGACCGGCGTCGAGCGTGCCCGCGAACATGCCGCCCGGCTCCTGGCCGAGCCGGACCCCGCGCCGGGCGCCCTCGAAGCCGCCCGGCGCGGCCTCTCCGCCGCCCTGCTGGAGCTGCGCGGCACGGTGGAGGCCGCGTCCGGCGAGTGGTGGCAGCGTGCCCTGCCGCACGAGAGGGTCGTGCACGCCGAACAGTCCGGACACCGTACGCTCGCGGCGACGGTTCGGCGCCAGGGGCTGCACCTGGACCGGCACACGGACACGACGGAGGGCGTACGGCCATGA